The genomic interval GATCAATACAGGTTATTGAACAGTGGCGCTGCCTTGGGAAAAGGTGTTGGCCCCTTGCTGGTTAGTAAGAGACCTATTGCGCTCGACCTCGTTCCAAATTGCCGCATAGCGATCCCGGGCGTTCATACGACTGCCAACCTATTACTTTCTTACGCGTTTCCTGAAGCCACCAATAAAAAACCTTATCTGTTTTCCACGATCGAAGAAGCCGTTTTACACGAAGAGGTTGATCTGGGCGTATTGATCCATGAGAACCGGTTTACCTATGCCGAAAGGGGCCTGCACCGGGTGGCTGACCTGGGTGAGATCTGGGAGGAAAAAATGAATTTGCCGATTCCGCTAGGTGGAATATTCATCAAACGTTCCCTGGGGGAAGAACTGGCGCTAAAAATGGAATCCCTGATTCGCAGCAGTCTCCAGTATTCCATCGATCGCTGGCCGCGCATCTCCGACTATGTACAATGTCATGCACAGGCGATGAGTGAGGAGGTGATGCGTCAGCATATACAGTTGTATGTAAATCATTTTTCAATGGATCTTGGCGAAGAAGGAAGGAAGGCCATTGAAGTGTTGATGAAAGAAAATAGGAAATAAGGAATGTTAGGAATAAGAAACCGAAAGTCACTCACTTTCCTATTTCTTATTTTTTAACACTGCTGCATACGCTTTCAAACACCGTTCCCGTGCCACTTCGTGTGGAACGATTGGCTGAGGATAAGTTAGTTCTTCAAATTCAGGTACCCATTTGCGGATATAGGTGAGTTCAGGATCGAACTTCAAGGTTTGTAGATAGGGATTGAATACCCTGAAATAGGGTGCCGCGTCACATCCGCTTCCTGCGGCCCATTGCCATCCTCCATTGTTTGCAGCCAGGTCAAAGTCATTTAATTTTTGTGCAAAATAAGCTTCCCCCCAACGCCAGTCGATCAACAGGTGTTTGGTCAAAAAAGAAGCTACGATCATGCGAACCCGGTTATGCATGTATCCGGTTGTATTTAGTTCGCGCATACCGGCGTCTACAATTGGGTACCCGGTACGTCCTTCACACCAGGCATCAAATTCCGCTTTGTTATTTCGCCATGGGATCTTGTCATAATCCGGTTTGAATGCGGATGCCACCACATGGGGAAAATGCCAGAGGATCATATGATAGAAATCACGCCAGATCAATTCATTTAAAAATGTCTCATTCCATTCCCGGGCGGCGCGTGCCAGGTCGCGGATACTAATGGTGCCAAAGCGCAGATGTACACTCAATTTTGAAGTACCCTCAATACCGGGAAAATCTCTTTGCTCCTTGTATTTCCGGATCTTGTTCTCCTCCCAGATGGCTTCCGGAAACGGATCGTTCACGGGAATAAAACCCATCTCTGCCAGCGAGGGAATTGGCCTTGGGTTCTGTTGAAAAAACCGATCAACGTATTTTTCAGTGGGATAGGATTGGATAAAAAAATCAGACAGCCCGGCCTTCCATTTTTTTGAATAGGGTGTGAATACGGTGTATGGTTTACCGTCATCTTTTACCACCTCATTTTTTTCAAAGATCACCTGGTCTTTGAATGTATGGAAGGGGATGGCATGCGTTTGAAGTAATTCATTTATTTCCTGGTCACGTTGCCGGGCATAAGGTTCATAATCGTGATTGGTATATACACCGGCGATGGAGTAGTTTTTGGTCAATTTTTCCCAGA from Chitinophagales bacterium carries:
- a CDS encoding 1,4-dihydroxy-6-naphthoate synthase — translated: MKLTLGFSPCPNDTFIFDALVNQLIPDENISLNPVLEDVETLNQWAFEGKLDITKLSFATAFQVADQYRLLNSGAALGKGVGPLLVSKRPIALDLVPNCRIAIPGVHTTANLLLSYAFPEATNKKPYLFSTIEEAVLHEEVDLGVLIHENRFTYAERGLHRVADLGEIWEEKMNLPIPLGGIFIKRSLGEELALKMESLIRSSLQYSIDRWPRISDYVQCHAQAMSEEVMRQHIQLYVNHFSMDLGEEGRKAIEVLMKENRK
- a CDS encoding deoxyribodipyrimidine photo-lyase, translated to MTISICWLRRDLRLHDNAALYHALLSGHPVLPLFIFDQNILDELNDKQDRRVQFIHQALLQIQNTLLQLGSTLHVEYGTPTAIWEKLTKNYSIAGVYTNHDYEPYARQRDQEINELLQTHAIPFHTFKDQVIFEKNEVVKDDGKPYTVFTPYSKKWKAGLSDFFIQSYPTEKYVDRFFQQNPRPIPSLAEMGFIPVNDPFPEAIWEENKIRKYKEQRDFPGIEGTSKLSVHLRFGTISIRDLARAAREWNETFLNELIWRDFYHMILWHFPHVVASAFKPDYDKIPWRNNKAEFDAWCEGRTGYPIVDAGMRELNTTGYMHNRVRMIVASFLTKHLLIDWRWGEAYFAQKLNDFDLAANNGGWQWAAGSGCDAAPYFRVFNPYLQTLKFDPELTYIRKWVPEFEELTYPQPIVPHEVARERCLKAYAAVLKNKK